One segment of uncultured Propionivibrio sp. DNA contains the following:
- a CDS encoding 2-dehydro-3-deoxygalactonokinase — protein MTTSSPIAPELLALDWGTSSLRAFLMQDGQILDTRQSAHGIQHLPAPGAAGYRQAFAELVGDWIAQWPQLPVVASGMVGSAQGWREAPYVRCPADIGDLASQSVRVDSGIGPEILIAPGVLFDQADALPDVMRGEEIQIAGALLSNPAWRQRACMLLPGTHSKWAQIEQGRIVRFTSYLTGELFSVLCRHSILGRLMPDPAVPTNDPEAFALGLDTAARSGPGDLPHQIFGTRTLGLAGRLPPAALADYLSGLLIGHELVSGLAIAASEGPLVMIGAPALCRRYADALTRLGRPVDAMLDNTAPAGLWHLAGAAGLIGG, from the coding sequence ATGACGACATCGTCCCCCATCGCCCCCGAGCTGCTCGCGCTCGACTGGGGCACCTCGAGCCTGCGTGCCTTTCTCATGCAGGACGGCCAGATACTCGACACGCGCCAGTCGGCGCATGGCATCCAGCACCTGCCGGCACCCGGCGCCGCCGGCTACCGGCAGGCTTTCGCCGAACTCGTCGGCGACTGGATCGCCCAGTGGCCGCAACTGCCGGTCGTTGCCAGCGGCATGGTCGGCAGCGCGCAGGGCTGGCGCGAAGCGCCGTATGTGCGCTGCCCGGCTGACATTGGCGATCTCGCCAGCCAGAGCGTCCGCGTCGACAGCGGCATCGGGCCTGAAATCCTGATCGCGCCGGGAGTGCTCTTCGACCAGGCCGACGCTCTTCCCGACGTCATGCGCGGCGAGGAAATCCAGATCGCCGGCGCGCTGCTGTCCAATCCGGCCTGGCGCCAGCGCGCCTGCATGCTCCTGCCGGGGACCCATTCGAAGTGGGCGCAGATCGAGCAAGGCCGGATCGTCCGCTTCACCTCCTACCTGACCGGCGAACTGTTCTCGGTGCTGTGCCGGCATTCGATCCTCGGTCGCCTGATGCCCGATCCGGCCGTCCCGACCAATGACCCGGAGGCTTTCGCGCTCGGGCTCGACACCGCGGCCCGCAGCGGCCCGGGCGACCTGCCGCATCAGATCTTCGGCACACGCACGCTGGGACTCGCCGGCCGACTCCCGCCGGCGGCACTGGCCGACTATCTCTCCGGCCTGCTGATTGGTCACGAACTCGTTTCCGGCCTGGCGATCGCGGCCAGCGAAGGACCGCTGGTGATGATCGGCGCACCGGCACTCTGCCGGCGTTATGCCGACGCGCTGACGCGCCTGGGGCGGCCGGTCGATGCCATGCTCGACAACACGGCGCCAGCCGGACTCTGGCACCTGGCCGGCGCCGCCGGTCTGATCGGCGGCTGA
- the dinB gene encoding DNA polymerase IV — protein MEDTRRIAHLDMDAFFASVELLSYPELRGRAVVVGGRGAVPVSAATGGERQFARLADYVGRGVVTTSTYEARAFGVFSGMGLMKSARLAPEAVLLPANFDAYRRNSRCFKAAVAEIAPHIEDRGIDEIYIDLSGVDGESHALAERLRAAVLAATGLSCSIGIAPNKTLAKIASDLDKPGGVTVLTDAHWRDRIWPLSARKINGIGPKASERLTRLGIERIGELAAAPEAFLVSHFGEASGRWMHRVANGIDLRPVVTESEPKSVSRESTFERDLHARHDRAALSEIFTDLCMRVAADLDRSGYACRTVGIKLRYADFKSVTRDITLPFSLSDGPGIRRAAGECLKRVALDRRIRLLGVRASGLIPVTDGVTAGTDGQLCLPW, from the coding sequence ATGGAAGACACGCGCCGCATCGCCCATCTCGATATGGACGCTTTTTTTGCGTCGGTCGAGTTGCTGTCGTATCCCGAGTTGCGCGGTCGGGCAGTGGTCGTCGGCGGGCGTGGGGCCGTGCCGGTGTCCGCGGCGACCGGCGGCGAGCGACAGTTTGCCCGGCTCGCCGACTATGTCGGGCGTGGCGTCGTCACCACCTCGACCTACGAGGCGCGTGCATTCGGCGTTTTTTCCGGCATGGGACTCATGAAATCGGCGCGCCTGGCGCCGGAGGCGGTGCTGCTGCCGGCAAATTTCGATGCCTATCGGCGCAATTCCCGGTGCTTCAAGGCAGCGGTCGCGGAGATCGCGCCGCATATCGAGGACCGAGGCATCGACGAAATCTATATCGATCTGTCCGGCGTCGACGGTGAATCGCACGCGCTGGCCGAGCGCCTGCGTGCAGCGGTCCTGGCGGCGACCGGATTGAGTTGCTCGATCGGCATCGCGCCGAACAAGACGCTGGCGAAGATCGCCTCCGATCTCGACAAACCCGGCGGCGTCACCGTGCTCACCGACGCGCACTGGCGCGACCGCATCTGGCCCTTGTCGGCGCGGAAGATCAACGGGATCGGTCCCAAGGCGAGCGAACGCCTGACGCGTCTCGGCATCGAGCGTATCGGCGAACTGGCGGCTGCGCCGGAGGCGTTTCTCGTCAGCCATTTTGGCGAGGCGAGCGGACGCTGGATGCATCGTGTTGCCAATGGCATCGACTTGAGGCCGGTGGTGACCGAATCCGAACCCAAGTCAGTCAGCCGCGAGAGCACTTTCGAGCGCGACCTGCACGCGCGCCACGATCGCGCGGCGCTGTCGGAGATTTTTACCGACCTGTGCATGCGCGTCGCCGCCGATCTCGATCGTTCGGGCTATGCCTGCCGGACCGTCGGCATCAAGCTGCGTTATGCAGATTTCAAGTCGGTGACCCGGGATATTACGCTGCCCTTTTCGCTCAGCGACGGGCCGGGTATCCGCCGTGCCGCCGGCGAATGTCTCAAGCGCGTCGCGCTCGACCGGCGCATTCGCCTGCTCGGTGTGCGGGCGAGCGGATTGATTCCGGTGACGGACGGCGTGACGGCCGGAACGGACGGGCAGCTTTGCCTGCCGTGGTGA
- a CDS encoding thiamine pyrophosphate-dependent enzyme translates to MKFSSTECLLDLYEEKLELEDYQSGVPRWCTGCGDNAILTAVQRLCRDEGLRPEKTVFVSGIGCSSRFPHYMKTYGFHGIHGRALPIAEGIRLARPDLTIFVNTGDGDCCSIGAAHWIHALRYNMNLTVFLHDNQIYGLTKKQASPTSPIGTKSNTTPRGSYLDALNPLTVALGVSNASFIAQAVDWIPESLFEIVKAAYHHKGFSFVRILQRCPEWLPKLHEADMQEPDAVQLLHHENALQISPNLAKVYKNQLKHDPLDIHRAREIASSTDVVPVGILYQNREIPCYEDTRQTGILRTPDIVRKGLEAEFDKYEV, encoded by the coding sequence ATGAAATTTTCATCGACTGAATGCCTGCTCGATCTCTACGAAGAGAAGCTGGAACTCGAGGACTACCAGAGCGGCGTGCCGCGCTGGTGCACGGGCTGCGGCGACAACGCCATCCTGACCGCGGTGCAGCGCCTCTGCCGCGACGAAGGTCTGCGCCCCGAGAAGACCGTCTTCGTCTCCGGCATCGGCTGCTCGAGCCGCTTCCCCCACTACATGAAGACCTACGGCTTCCACGGCATCCACGGCCGCGCGCTGCCGATCGCCGAAGGCATCCGCCTCGCCCGCCCCGACCTCACCATCTTCGTCAACACCGGCGACGGCGACTGCTGCAGCATCGGCGCGGCGCACTGGATCCACGCGTTGCGCTACAACATGAACCTGACCGTCTTCCTTCATGACAATCAGATTTATGGCCTGACCAAGAAACAGGCGTCGCCGACCTCGCCGATCGGCACCAAGAGCAACACGACGCCGCGCGGCAGCTATCTCGACGCGCTCAATCCGCTGACGGTTGCGCTCGGCGTGTCGAACGCCTCGTTCATCGCGCAGGCGGTCGACTGGATTCCCGAAAGCCTGTTCGAGATCGTCAAGGCGGCTTATCACCACAAGGGTTTCTCCTTCGTGCGCATCCTGCAGCGCTGTCCGGAATGGCTGCCGAAGCTGCATGAAGCCGACATGCAGGAGCCGGACGCGGTCCAGTTGCTGCACCACGAGAATGCGCTGCAGATCAGCCCGAACCTCGCCAAGGTCTACAAGAACCAGCTGAAGCACGATCCGCTCGACATCCACCGGGCGCGCGAAATCGCCTCGAGTACCGATGTCGTGCCGGTCGGCATCCTCTACCAGAACCGCGAGATTCCCTGCTACGAGGACACCCGGCAGACCGGCATCCTGCGCACGCCGGACATCGTGCGCAAGGGGCTGGAGGCTGAATTCGACAAGTACGAGGTCTGA